CAACAGAAAAGCACAATATgctacttttttccttttgccatcAATGTCTTAAATAGTGAATTGTCATGATCAGAATAGAACTCTAGATATCACAAGTAAGAAAACAATATGCAAGCTCCGGATCCAAGCTCCGGATCCAAGAGTTACCTTCAATTGGTACAAATCCCGGTTATTTGCATATGTGGTTCTGCAATATGCACAAATGGAAGGTCACTAGCCTGCAGGATCATCATCCCGGCATCTACCAAGTTTTCATGAGTATCATTCATCTTATTTAGCAACATGATAATTTGATGTTCCTGCTTCCAACAGAATATATTAGCCACATTTGCAAATTTTGGCTACAAAATATGATATACAAAGCTTTTACCTCAAATAGAGCCTAATCCACACAACAGTGACCAAGAGAGATGCACAACAAGATCCTTCCAAAGATCTTCCCTTCTTCACATTGCTTGAAACATTCTTAAGTCCACTCACTACCGCTATATGATTTGTTACATCTAAAAAAGACTCCTCAGGTATTTGGAAGGAAATATAATCTGAAGCAAATTCAAAATCATCCTGCAATAACATACAGAGTAATGATtagcatgaaaaagcagttgGACTCTGCACATGTGGATCTCTGGATAATTTTTGTAGTTTCAAATTAAAGGTATATACCCTATACAAGGACCATGAATTGCGAACATATCTGGTGGATGCTGAAACTGACGTAAGAGGGAATTGTAGCAATAAATTCTCACAAAGTATCTATttcaaaatagaagagaaaggcATCTGGGCAGCTTCCTTGAAAATGTGATTATCAAATTAGTTTCTAATCAGGAAACATGGAATACAGTATTTCCACACACAAGGATCATAACCTAAACACAGAGCCCAATCCCATAAGATCACCCAACTAAAGCTTCCATATACACTGTCAAGTAATCAAACCTGAGATCAAATATGAAAAACTAGATTATTAGATAGAGGGTAAGTGAAAAGCCATTGTTGAGGACAACCTCCAGAAGACAACCCCTAACCCCCAaaggtttccttttctttctctccttctctcatTATAGTCTAAAGGTTCCGGCCACTCAgacaaggaaatgaaaaatataggaCAACTTTATGCTAATAAGCATTTGGATAGAAATATCCACAGACAAACCCATTAACAGAAGTCCTGAATTAGCCAaacgaaaaatgaatatttgagCTCAAATAATTGATGAGTCAAGTAAAACCAAAAGCACAAACTTTTAATTAAAGGATTGCAATGTTTACATAAACAAATTTCGAGCCCAGGTAATATACTCAAACTCTTGTTGATCCACAATTTCACATTTGGTGCATATATCAGCAACGAGGACCAGACTCAAAAGGGAGAAAAGCAATCACTTCAAACAACAAATAACGGCAATGATTTATCCCGTAGTTCATATTTTTCCCACTGAGGTAGCATGTGTGAGAAcaataataaatggaaaaagtaGATATAGGATTAATGTGAAGAATTTACAATGAAAGAGCAATAAACAATACATTCAAGCAAGAACTCCTATTCACGAACAAGATTCCATTACATTTTAgctttttaattcttttgcaAATACCTGCGTTCCATCTATTGAAATTCTTTCACAAGTGTCCTTCGCAAATATTCTGTGTCCCCCAAATCCTCCAAACTGCAGTAATTCTCCGACTCCCTGCATTGTTTGTCTGAGATAAAAATGAGGGCAAGACATCTCACTGATCTGACAAGATATATCAAGGCAGAAAAGCGCAAggaaatgcatttgatatttcgGAATATGAGACCTTCCAATCCAATGAGAAACGATGATCAACCGGTCAATTTCGACCCTTGTTACCATGTGGTTACTTAAAGTAGTGGTGGACCAACAATAACCACAGTTGCAGCCCAGCAAACCACCCTAGCTTAAGTCAACCTCATCTAGTGGAAGTGCACTCAAGTATTTCCTGTTCCAGTTATGGAACAGAATTGGGAGAACCTGTAGGTATTATTGCGGGAATGATCCTAGCTTTCATGCTTTGGTGGGTGCCcgttaattaaaaaatgaatataggTGAAGATGATAGCAAGATGACCTGAAATGAAGAACTAGCCCCCAAACCAGGAGTCATTTACAATTTCATATTCACAACTTTGCCAACTAATTTGGTCACATTGCCTCAAAGCATGAGTCAGCCGCTAAAGCACATGAAAATAATACTAGGCCTGACAGCATATCATTCTGATATTTAAAGCATGACCAAAAGTAGAGAAAATCACTCACGGATCAATGGTAGTTTCTTCATCAGCCTCAGAAAGATCCAGGAGATGCATAGCGGCATCTTGATCATATAGAAACTTCAAGAACACTACAAAAAGTTCACCATCAAACTCAAAAGAGTATATAGGAATTCACCATGAGGAAGGACCCTGCTTGACAAAAGTTAGACAAACCTATTGTATGTTAAAAGTTGATCACTTGGCTCTTGACATCGATTGTTTTATACATTTCAAAAGCCAGCTGAAGAAATTTGCAAACTGAAAGAGAGACGAAAGCAAAAGCTTCAGCAACATGCACATTATTAACCAATGCAATATGCTTTCGATCCCTAAGGCAAATACTACAAGCATGCCACAGGCTCAAGAACTCCATAGGATCCTACCAATATTTTGACCTTGCTCTAGTGGTCACACtatgattttttcattttgaaacaagtaaaattgcatttcttcaGGGTAGCATGCGAGAATTGAGAAGGTACAAACCCCAAGTTGTGTGAGGCATGGGAAGCAAAGATACAGAAAAGttgtcaatttctctttttttgctgCTTCAAAAACATGACGATATCAACAAAACAACAATGTGCTATTGTCAGTATTCCGTAACAACCTTAACAGTTACTAAATGGACCTTTGTTGAACAGGTTCAAGTCACGTGTAAAGCCCATCGTCTAACGATGACTCCTTTACAATATTGATAACAagctcatttttcaaataattaaaggCTATTTAACTTACATCAATATGTCATTCTAAGCAACCCATATCATATCTTATCCACAAATAGTTCAACTTCATGtttaaaatttagtaatttagtGTCACTAAAGACATGATACCATACATGATGAGAGACAGGCAAGATATtacaatagtttttttttttgtgactgtGGATCCACTTTCCCTTGTCAGCTTACGCCGATTCGGTATTTGCGACTATACCTCCGGGGAGACTAGCACAGCAACCCACTGCTATGAACCCCCACTCCAATCACGGAGCCGATCAGGGAGTTCGAACTCAGAACCTCCAAAGAGGAAAGGCAAGCCCTCAACCATCTCAGCCATGCGTGGATGGGTAAGATATTACAATAGTTGCAAATAGAAGATATCAAGAAAGGTAGAGAAATCACAAGAAAGATTGTAACAGGCGCGTACCGGCTTCACAACAGATGAGAGCACCCTCACTCAACCTGTACAAGCAACATTCCAGCCTTTTCCACTTGCATTATCCGCCGAGTGTCTCATCCGAACCAATACCTAGATAACAAGAACGCCATCTTGAAAGACCCCTGAGCTCACCCATTCTAAAGCCAATGATTTCTACAGCAGGCTGCTAAGTAAATAACAATACTTCAATTAATTAACCCTGTACGTCAAATATCATCTCTTAAGAAAACTGACACACTGATGAGGGATAAAAATAGCATTGACCACATACATTACTTGCTGGAACCATTGAAGTTAAAAGttcacaaaagaaaatgttttacacAGTAAATGGTCATTACGAGCCATGTTCATCTTCTGCAAACTATGTTTGAACTAAACAACATACTCTAGAGTCTCCACCAAATAAAAGATATACTGGAAAATTCAATAAAGAAATGGAGCCTAGTCTGCTATCCAATTCATGCAAGCAGATTAGAAGTTTGGAATGTTCATGTGAAATTATCAAGTCCTGCCCCAAAGTTgctttaagagagagagagagagagagagagagagagaggccatttATGTGATGGTTGTGGGCTATAAGCACAATATTGACAGGAAATGCTACTGTTTTCAAGGAGACAAAAGCCCTAGCCCTTTTGATGTTAGCTTGGGGAAGGGTAACTTCTTTACAACAATCAAATATCAAACCGCATTTCTATTCAACACCTTGGGGAAGGATAACTTCTTTAcaacatttaaatatcaaaCCACATCTCTAGAGTCCTATTACCTATTTAACTCCCCAACTATCAAATGTTTACACTTCAATGTAAGGTGAAGTCCCGGCTTACAAGAGGGGCGGAGTTCTATAACATTTAAATAGTAAACCACATCTTTATTTCTTAGCTTAACCTTTTTATCGCTTGgcaatttttccacaaaattctaCACCATCGTGAATGCACATTTTGATtagacaaaaggagaaaggagccCAAAAGCATTGATCGGCAGTACTATGGAGTTAAAGAGAGTTCATAAGCCTTGGTAAGAAAGAAATAGGCAGGCTTTTAAAAATGAGGAAAGTTCTGTAGGTGCTGTAAAAGATATTTGGCTTTCTACCTTATTTTTTTCACATTGTGGTGGCAGTGCTTTGGACaccaagtctttttttttttttttttttttaaggtaaatATGAGCTTTTAGGTGGAAATTTGTAAATAGGAGGCATCCCCTTGGTGCTCTTGGTGCTCTTTAATAGACTTatccaaaaaaaggaaacaggAGTCTATAACCTTAAAGAATGTAACTGGAAACGTCATTTCTCACTATACTAGTAATCACGAAGAATATGTAGCATGTACATGA
This genomic stretch from Eucalyptus grandis isolate ANBG69807.140 chromosome 3, ASM1654582v1, whole genome shotgun sequence harbors:
- the LOC104438668 gene encoding anaphase-promoting complex subunit 4-like — translated: MHLLDLSEADEETTIDPQTMQGVGELLQFGGFGGHRIFAKDTCERISIDGTQDDFEFASDYISFQIPEESFLDVTNHIAVVSGLKNVSSNVKKGRSLEGSCCASLLVTVVWIRLYLRTTYANNRDLYQLKDSILHLDMENEKIRSIPHNVVPPLSVSASRGVACVLAARKRALVYILDEDEDEISDSE